Part of the Vulpes vulpes isolate BD-2025 chromosome 13, VulVul3, whole genome shotgun sequence genome, GGgagttctgcttttttctttattttttttatgactttttttaaaaaggtttattttattttatttatttatttattcctgagagagagagagaggcagagacacaggcagacggagaagaaggctccatgcagggagcctgatgcaggacttgatcctggatctccaggatcacaccctgggctgaaggcagcgctaaaccgctgagccacccgggctgccctataactttttaaaaagattttattcatttattcatgagaggcagagagagagaagcagagacacaggcagagggagaagcaggctccatgcagggatgtgatcccggggtcctgggatccagccccacattgggctccctgctcagtggggagtctgtttctccctttccctcagcccttcctgtactccctgtctctctcaaatgcgtaaaaccttcaaaaaaaaaaaaaaaatcaccagtctGTATGATTCTGGGACAAGACGGATTGTTGGATAGGATAGAGTGTCAGTTGAGGAGAGCCTTTTGGTGGAAAGATAGATTGAACGGGTAGGACAGAGAAGGGGGTGAGTAAATAAAGCTATCCTGAGTGGAATCCTCTGTCCCAGGGGAAAAGTAGTTACGGAACTTAGGAATATTTTGGATTCTGTGGCCTCTCAAGTTTCAGATTGAAAGGTATcatttcacctattttgcctTCTACAGTTTGATGATATGTGGCCTGTGACCCCCCGTTCTAGAGCCAGAGAAGACAATGGTGAGTCTGGAGGGAGGGGACATTTAACGtaccctctgttctctctcctttaCATTTCTTCTTATCACACTTGgccccttcttttcctttggactcttgatttcatgttTCCTCTCTGCCCTTCTAGATCTTGATTCGCAGGTTTCCCAGGAAGGCCTCGGCCCAGTTCTGCAGCCCCAGCCCAAATCCTATTTCAAGAGCGTCACGGTGACTAAGATCACTAAGCCAGATGGGGTGAGTTGGAAGAGAGGAGTAAAGGGAAATGTGGCCAGAGGATGCCATGGAAGAGCAATCTATATAAAGGAACCAGTGAGCTCGCTTCTATTGATCTTAGAGATATGGTTGGGGTCTCTCCTTGTAGACAGTAGAGGAGCGCCGGACTGTGGTGGATAGTGAGGGCCGGACAGAGACCACAGTAACCCATCAAGAAGCAGATGGCAGTCCTAGAGATGGTAAGTAAAGTGTGTGAATTAAAAAGGTCCATCTCTTATTTCCTTGGGCAAAAACACACATACTTTTTCAGCCTTTGATATTCTTCTCCTTTTCCACTGcccattctttttcatttagtgTGTCTGTATGTATCACTTTCTCCTTAGATCCAGAATCACCAACACCTCCAGCCCTGGATGATGCCTATTCCATCCTGGATTTATTTCTAGGACGTTGGTTCCGGTCCCGGTAGCCTTGTTAACCGTCAGAGGCCTTCAGATTCTTTCCACCCTTCGCTCACTGTCAGTGGGCTTAGCTTCTCCTGCCACCTCAGGGTCTTGGGTGTATGGAACAGTGAGTTGGGGGTATGTCAGTATGTGACTCACCTAAACTGACcaataaaacctttatttatgCTAACTCCTTGGTCTTAGTTTTGTCTAGGCTGTtctaccccccctttttttttttaaaggcctccCAAGCTCTTTCCAGTCGGCGGGACCTGCCTGCTCTGCGGGGTGAGCGGAGGCTCTTCTACTTTGTAGTACCATCCAGGGCTTCCCAGATTATTTTGGCCCACAGTATTCTTACTTCTTAATTTTCTGTTCTACTTCCCAACCCTGATTTGATAAATAGGGTCAGGTACTGGTAGAAAATGAGTATTCTTATGAAGGAGATACCTAGAGACAATTCCAGGAAAATTTACACAGGGATGCATTAGAGTCTAACAAGTGGAAGTGTGTGTGGAAATGTAGGGACACCTGCTTCCCCAGGTGTGGGATCACTATGATTGGACATTTCACGAGGTAATTTGATGAAATacattggcaaatattttttcctttagtggGTATGTATTCCACCCCGCCCCATGTATGTTGGAGAAAATGTAACTAGGACAAACgttgctagatttttttttctcattaaagaaattcttaggagcacctaggtggctcagtcggttgaacatccaactcttggtttcagctcaggtcatgatctcagtcatgagattgagcactgcatcaggctccacgctgagcttggagtctgcttgactatctccttcccactctttttttttttttttccttcccactctTTCCCCACTCTACCCccctgctcaatctctctctttctcaaataataaaccTTTAAACAAAAAACTTTAGCATTGTGGCTTATAGTGGCAGatcttaaacatttatttacctCTGTTTTCTTGAAATTTCACTAAAATGACAATAATGGGATTTTTCTAAGGAAGCAAATCATAAGAGCAAAGAGATGTAATCATgaaattttgtcttttctctttattatatcTTTATGTGAACAGAAGTTGATTTATTACCCAAGAAgttgtttatatttctctttatggTTAGTGCTCTTTATATCTTAGGAATCTCCCCAACccaaggttaaaaaaatatttttttttttttttttaattttttttttttaatttttatttatttatgatagtcatagagagatagagagagaggcagagacacaggcagagggagaagcaggctccatgcaccgggagcccgacgtgggattcgatcccgggtctccaggatcgcgccctgggccaaaggcaggcgccaaaccgctgcgccacccagggatcccaaaaaaatatttctttatcctCTACAAGTTTTATTAGTTCtgctttttatatttaggtttttatttatttattattttaaaaagattttatgtattaattcatgaaagacagagagaggggcagagggagaagcaggctccctgtggggagtccaatgtaggatttgatgccaggactctgggatcatgccctgagccagaggcagatgctcaaccactgagccatccaggtatccctacatttaagtttttaaatccATCAAGAATTTATCTTCCTATGGGGTATGAACCACAGGACCAGGATGCCTCGGcagctcagcaattgagtgtctgcctttggctcagggcatgatcccagggtcctgggattgagtcccatattgagctccttgcatggagcctgcttctccctctgcctatgtctctgcctgtttctctctgtgtctcatgaataaataaatggaacctaaaaaaaaaaacaaaaaaccatgggaccaacttcattttattctatttggaaaaatacatatgcatatgtatgtacggatatgaatatattttgtacacacacgcacacacaaatacacatggtTCCCTGTGCTGGGCCTGTCTGTCCGTCCTGTTAATCTATTTGTCTCTGTGCctactcacattttaaaattgcaGACTTGTATTTAGTAGAACATGTCCTctgacttttttctccttttagtatGTAAGAATacaattaactaattaattaattagttaattaatttgaaaaagcaCACgtggacagccccggtggcttagcggtttagcgccgccttcagcccagggcgtgatcctggagacccaggttcgagtcccacgtcgggctccctgcatggagcctgcttctccatctgcctgtgtctctgcctctctctctctctctgtctctgtctctaataggtgaataaaatctttttttttttaagattttatttatttattcatgagagacatgggcggggggtggggagtgggcagagatacaggcagagggagaagcaggctccacgcagggagcccaatgcggaactcgatcctgggtctccaggattatgccttgggccgaaggcggtgctaaaccgctgggccaccggggttgcccacAATTGATTTTTCTAATCAGCTTTTCAGAGTACCACCTTAAACACATGGAGCTGGAGATGACCAGACATCTGTGGATAGCCTCCAGCATGAACGGTGGACTCAGACAAGAGAAGCGACTTGGGAGAAACATAACCTGCAGAAAGATGAAGATTTAGCAAGGGCACGTTTTAATGTCCTTAGAAATATAAGATGATACATCCATAAAGAAGGTATTCCTGcaaaagaggaataaataaaataaaaatcaactttgaggagtttaaaaaaatgtgatggcagaaatgaaaaactgtaaaagattttattttattttaattaagaaaaaattttttttgtttattcctgagatacaggcagagacacaggcagagggaggagcaggctccatgcagtgagcccaacgtgggacttgatcctgggtctccaggatcaggccctgggctgaaggcagcactaaaccgctgagctaccagggctgcccttattttaattttttttaaagattttattttctattattttgtattttttattttattttttatattttattttaaagattttacaggGCTGCCCCCGTATAAAGATTTTAATGACAAAGGTGAGGAAATCTCCAGAAAGACCAGAAAGTGGTCTTTCTCCAGAAAGTGATAGagatagaaaacaggaaaaaagtacacctgaaactaatagaatgttTACATGTTGACtatgtttcataaaaatttttttagaaaaggaaaaaaagagggggacgcttgggtggctcagtgattgagcgctTCCCTTTGGCTcggtgtaatcccagggtcctaggattgagtcctgcatcaggctcccttgagggagcctgcttctccctctgcctgtctctctctctgcccctctctttgtgtctctcgcgaataagtaaaatcttagaaaaaggaaaaaacgaTAAGAAAACTAacaatggggcagccccagtggcgcagcggtttggcgccgcctgtagcctggggtgtgaacctggagaccagggatcgagtcccgcgtcggtctccctgcatggagcctgcttctccctctgcctgtgtctctgcctctctgtgtgtctatgaataaataaaatctttaaaaaaaaaaaaaaagagggatccctgggtggcgcagcggtttggcgcctgcctttggcccagggcgcgatcctggagacccgggatcgaatcccacatcaggctcccggtgcatggagcctgcttctccctccgcctgtgtctctgcctctctctctctgtgactatcataaataaataaaaaaatttaaaaaaaaatttaaaaaaaaaataaataaaaaagaaaaagaaaaactaacaatGTAAACCATCAAtgaaataaaccaagaaaatatCCCAGAAGtggacaattttacttcttttttaaaaatgttaaaggcagagacaggcagagggagaagcaggctccatgcagggagcccgatgtgggactccatcccaggtctccaggatcaggccctgggctgaaggtggcgctaaaccactgagccaccggggctgcccgagaattTTACTTCTAACCTGAAAGACCCACTACATGCTAAATAGCAAggataaaaataaacccacactacTTCAGAACACTAGAGacaaaggaaaatcaaaatgATTTGAGAGAAGGTTCAGAGGAATCTGGGGATTCAGGATTCTTAGTTGCAGATACCCAGATGTCCCTATCTCAAGTGTCAGGATCCTACCCTTTTTCTTTTAGGACCCTACCCTTGACACAGGAAACCTCCTGGGGCTGAGAATTGCACTTTCTCTAAAACTCTGCTACTCATACACTTCACATCTGAGCTGGTCCTCCACTCTAATGCCCATTGGTTGCAAGAGGTTAGGCTTTCCTGAAATGCTGTCAAGGGAGCCCAGTGGCTTTTGCGGTCTGCCTTTGCTTGGTGATGGGTTTTGCAGAACCTAGTGACCATTTCCCTCAGCCTCTTCTTCAGTGCTGGAGATACTGCACAAGTGCATGTCCTTCCAACCAGTCACCGCTTCCAGCTGCCCACTGCTGGCCGTTTTAATCATTGCATCATTTCAAGCTAGAGACTGTCCATATTCTACCTACTACCATAATAGAGTTCTTGTCAACCAGCCCGTGAGTGATCGCCCAAATTCTGTTCTAGATTTTGTGGAACCACTCCTGACACCAACTCTTAAATTGGGTTCCCTGggaaaagacaaagatgaaaagAGACATGAGCAAGGTTTCTTGGGGGTGCTAGCACTCTCTGGGGATACAAATGCTAGGAAGTTGAGGAAGGCAGGATGAGGCAGAGTGGGGACTGACACAAGGAAGTTGCAAGAGAAGCCTCAGCTAATGCTAAGGGGACTTTGAAGCTAGAGTGACCCTTTAGGGTTGTTCTGTATGGAGGCAAAGAGGCCAGGTCGTTGTATCCCTGCATCAACCAGTTGTTGACATGAACCCTATAGGAGAGCATGTCACCTTGGGTGAAGCCATCTTAAGCCATGGAAAGTTTCCCATGTTACCACGAGGGAAACAGCTGTGTGCTCTCAGCATCTGATATTCCCAGCAGCTGGGAAATGAGTGCATTGCCCCTGAATGGGCACCTGCGTGTAGAGCATTCTGATATCCACTAAACCCAGTAAAGAACTACTGCGTACAGATATGCCCACTATTGCATTAGAACCTGGGGCTTATGGGGCCCACCTCTCAAGAACCTTGTAAACTATATATAGTATCTTCATGTATATGTTTCCACCAACCAGAAGAACATGCTCTATGGGAGAATACACACTGTATTTTGCTCACCCTGCTCCCCAGGTCTGTAATTTGACTCATAGTTGAATGAACCTAATTGGAGGCTTGTGATAAGAAGTAGGAAGTGGTGGCTCTGTGTTATGCAGAATCAGGGTGGCAAGCATCCAGAGAAGGGGGgggtggggctccctgtgggcaagAAGTGCTCCTTTAGCCATGGCAGGGGACACAAAGCTGTAGCACTTTCTAACCAAGGTGAGCTCTGCACGAGGGAAGTGCAAGTGTTCACTGAGTGGATTTCATTTCTGCACCTTCTGGTCGTTGACCCAGCTTCTCTGGATGTCTGTGGAACTTTGTAAGCATCCAAATGGAAGAAACACTTCGCATTCTACATGAAAAGCATTGTGCAATAGGGGATGGAGAGTCAGaagatctggatttgaattcaGGCTTAGCCCTTAagtagctgtgtggccttggagaGTCCTGAGGGTCTCCAGTCCCTCatgagcagagtgggaggagtgGTGCTTCCTTCCAGGGTGGTCGAGGCCACCTGCACTGATGCAGGACACTTCCTCCAGCCCATCAGCACAGGAAGAATGACAATGGCAGACAAAGTACACAGAGCCTGGGCAAACTCCAGGCTCTGGTCGTGCACCAAGCTTGTCCTTGGACATTCTCCCATCATCTCTATGTCCTTAGCCTACACACGTGTACAGATATTGCTGTTCAAGAGCTGAGGTAATTGGTTTTAAAGTCTGTTCCTTATCTGGCAGGCACTATGCCTATGCAGACGGAGGGAGCAACAGCCAGAGACAGGGTGTCCTCACTATGGCCTACAGCCACCCCCTGGCCAAAGTCAAGAGCAGGCTCCAGATCCGCAGCCACCTGGCCCGACAGTGCCTGGCAGAGTTTCTGGGAGTGTTCGTGCTCATGGTAGGCTGGGTaattggggaaggaaagaggggagcTGGGGAGAAGTTTTTGGCTCCTCTTGGTGTCTCCCTTCTTTAACTGCCCATcaattcttccttcccttcccttcccttcccttcccctcccctcccttcccttcccttcccttcccttcccttcccttcccttcccttcccttcccttcccttcccttcccttcccttccctttccctttccctttcccttccctttcccttccctttcccttccctttcccttccctttccctttccctttcccttccctttcccttccctttcccttcccttcccttcatttgagagacccagagagaggcagagacacaggcagagggaaaagcagtctccctgtggggctcctgatgtgggactggatccccagaccagggattatgccctgagccaaggcagacactcaaccactgagccacctaggcatccctgcccatcatttctctccctgcccttgtCCCTTCCATTCCTGTCCATCTCTCATCCTCCTTCCCTGTTGTCACTCGTCCTCCACATCTCTCCTTTATTTTCCCTCCATgtgtttttctcccttccctgtcaACTCCTGCTCATTCAACAACCCTGGCTGTTCCTCTGGCTTTGCCAGGTGCTCTGTCCCCCTCTGGTTGCCCGGGCTCCCTGTTCCTGGGGCTCCCTGTTCCTGGTTCTTGTTCCTCATCTTTCCTCTCCCACCAGATCCTCACCCAGGGTGCTGTGGCACAAGCTGTCACCAGTGGAGAAGGCAAAGGCAACTTCTTCACCATGTTTCTGGCTGGCTCCCTAGCTGTTACGATAGCCATCTACGTGAGTGGTAATGTTTCAGGTGAGGAGGGTGGGAACTGGTCATCCTTGGGACAGAACGTGCACGTGAGTGTGGGTAGATGGCAGATCCTCCAGTGACTCATAAACATCGTCTCCTTGAGCTTGACCGGTGCCTTGGACTGGGATGACTGGGATATGCCTTGGGCTGGGTCCAGCccctcccctgtgtgtgtgtctcctgaacTCACTTAGGCAGAGAGCTTTGGCAAAGCTTTAGGGTAAGTGCTTGCCTTCTTGTGTCCCCTGCTGAAGCCCTCTGGAGTCATCACCTGCTGGTCCCCAGACAGGTGCTATTGTCAGTGTGCCTGGCTGCAGCCCTGAGATGTGAACACTGTCTTAGGAAGATCTGGGGCTTTCTTGTGTGATCCGgttgagcctcagcttcctgacACATCTGCCTGAGGAGtaggggggtggcaggggcacctggcaggctaagaggagtgtgtgactcttgatttcaggattgtgagtttgagccccacgctgggaatactattttaaataagtaaaaactttttCAAAGTCGTGAGGAGTAGCAGTAGTACCTGGTGTGTGCCTGGCAGTGGCACTTAACGgatgttggttttcttttctggatCCCTAAAGGGGCCCACCTGAATCCAGCCTTCTCCCTGGCCATGTGCCTCCTGGGACGCCTCCCCTGGGCCAAGCTCCCTATTTACTGCCTGGTGCAGCTTCTGTCTGCTTTCTGTGCTTCAGGAGCCACCTATGCTCTCTATTACGGTAATGTGGTCAGGAGCATCTGCATGTGGCTAGGAGTGCCTTGCAGTGATTTTGAGCCAATGAAGATGGAAATCCTGGAtgtccccctcccctgcagaTGCCCTACAGAACTATACAGGTGGGAAGCTGACAGTGATGGGCCCCAAGGAGACGGCCTCCATATTTGCCACCTACCCTGCCCCTTATCTGTCCCTGAACAACGGCTTCCTGGATCAGGTAACTGTGAAGGGAGAGTTGGAAAAGCCCCAGTCTTTGCATTCCCCTGGGGAATGTGGGGTTGGGTCTATTTCAGCACCACCCCCACTCCTGTATTGGACAAAGTTAGATGACACGGGCTGGTGGCCTAGGATGCTTGGGTGAGAAAGAGCAGTTGGACCATCTGGCAGCTTATGGGGACTCCTCTGCCTCTGTTGACCCCAAGGTTCTGGGCACAGGGATCCTGATTGTGGGGATCTTGGCCATCCTGGACACACGGAACAAAGGAGTGCCTGCGGGTCTGGAGCCTGTGGCTGTTGGGCTGCTGATCCTGGCCATTGGGCTATCCATGGGTGCCAACTGTGGGTTCCCACTCAACCCCGCCCGGGACCTGGGCCCACGGCTTTTCACCTACGTGGCTGGCTGGGGCCCTGAAGTCTTCAGGTGAGAGAGGACAGCGTCCCTCTCCAGTACCTccactctcctccctctgtgAAGGGCTCTGAGTCTAGGTCCCAGCTCTCTCCTCTTGCATAGTTCTCTTGGCCTGTTAGGACAATGTCCCTCATCTAAGCCctggttctccctttgcctcttacCTCCTACTCCCTTCCCATACAAACTGTAGAGATGGTATTCTTGGGCATGTCATATGACCTCCTTGGGCAGTAGCGACCTCATCAGCAAAATGGATATATTCAGACAATTCCCTAAGGCAAGAGGCTGAACCAGGCTCTCCTGGGGTCTCTAAGTGCCATGCTGTTGAAGCTCCCCAGGAACTGCTTTCAAGAGTGCACTAGGTACTGCCCCCAGTCTGCCATGAAGGCTAGGGGAGCCAGCCCTGAGGCCACCTTGTGTCCTTCTCTTGTAGTGCTGGTAATGGCTGGTGGTGGGTGCCTGTGGTGGCCCCTCTGGTAGGGGCTACGCTTGGCACAGCCACATACCAGCTGCTGGTGGCTCTCCACCATTCTGAAGAGTCAGAGCCAGCTCAGGATCCAGAGTTTGCCCAACATAAAGCTTCGGACTTGGAAATTCCTGCCTCCGCTCAGTGTAAGCTATGATTCTGACATGGCAGCCCTCACCTCCCTTGTGGACACTGGAGAGGGCCAGAGCCCCAGGGCTGGTGACAAGACATTCTCTGTACCAGCCAGCATCGCAGCAGTTCGCTCTTCaagccatccccccccccccccccccgcgccagGCCCCTCCCGCTGGCCCTCcttgctccccctcctcccccagcaggtCTTGGGACAGTGATGGCTTCCGCGGACGAAGAGCCTCCCAGTGGCCGCCAAAGGGTTCACCCTGGaggggcccggggtggggtggggggcgggcagccTCGGTGAGGGGGGCCCCTAGCCCCAAGACCTCTGCGCAGCCGCGATTCCCTCGCGGGGCAGCTCCGCAGGTGGCGAGGAGACGACCGGGAGCGCAGGGGGAGGACTGAGGCACAGCCCGGTGCCCAGACGCTCCAGCCATCCCTCCCGGAGAGGGGTGCGGTGCGCCCAGGAGTAAGGCCCTGACTctggggccgcggggggcggggcgcgggggggagCTCGCTCTCACGCCCCTACCTGGCCGCCCTCCCGGGACCCTTTCCAGTGAATATGAGCGCCAGGGCtccctttggggtgcctggctggctcagtcggaggaaCTTGCCAGTTGATCTCGGAGGccgtgagttggagccccatgttgggtgtgcagattacttaagtaaatgaacttagaaaaaaaaaaaaaaaacgtctgGGCTCGTTACTCTCTGGCCGACTGGAGACGTGCGGTGAGGtggagggggcccctgggtggagGTGCCCCTGGATGAAGGGGCCGTGGGatggaggggcccctgggtggagGGGCGGTGGGATGGAGGGGCCGTGGGATGAAGGGGTGAAGGGGCCGTGGGATGGAGGGGCCCCTGGatgaaggggcccctgggtggagCGCCGTGGGatggaggggcccctgggtgcagGGGCCGCGGGATGGAGGGGTCCCGGGGTGGAGGTGCTCCGGGATGGAGGTgccgcgggaggggcgggggccacGGCTCGGAGGGGTTAAgacccccccatcccccgccccgcACAAAGATGGcggctccctccttccctcaccctctcctcctccccaaagcccccgcccgccccccgcctctgCCGCCGACTCCGTCACTTCCGCCCCGCTGCAGCCGAAACTGACACAAAGTAGCGGGCCGAGCCCCGGGGGAGCGGGGCTGCAGCTGGGGGCGGGAGCCCGGGGGAGCCGAGCCGAGCGCCCCCCGCCGCAGCCCCCGGCATGGGCTGgacggggcggccggggcgggcgcCCGGCGCCGCGCGCTGAGGTGAGGCAGGGGGGCTGAagggagggggcggcgcggcggggagTGCCGCGCGACACTTGTAGGGTGAGGGATGCGTCTCTGGAGGGGGCCCCAGGAGGAGTCTGACCCTGACCACGGAAGGGGTACGGGATCCCATTTCCTGCCGTCCCCTTGACCTGCCAACCTTCTCTGGGAGAAGGGGTCCGTCTTCCCGGCTTAGGCTTCGGGCTGGAAGGGAGTGGGGGCCCGGCCAGAGGAggagcactgccttcctcccagagccggctatttttattctaaatgtggctgcagagggggctggggccgggtGATGGGCAGGGCAACGTGGCTGGTGTGCCTAGTGTTAAAGAAACCCAGGCTGTGGGAGCCTGGGGAGAAGTGAGTGCCTGCCCCCATGTCTCCCACtcttgctccctccccaccagggccCCCAGAGGGGATGAGTTCTGGGAGCAAGTCAGCTTTCATTCTCCCCAGGGCCTTAGAGGTAAAACAACTTTCCTGCTCTGTGTCCAGACTCGGGAATCCTAAGAGTGTGTGTGGTCCCTTCATTAATTCTTTCGTAGGACTCAAGCCCAGATCTTCAGGCTGGTGGTGTTTCTTGATGGACTCTCTTTTGGAGGGCGGGGCTGGCTATGGAACTTGTGGTGCCCACCCTCCCATCTTCTCCTTTAGCCTCTTCCTCTACACCCCACCCTGCTGTGACTCATGCTCTAGACTGGGTGGAGACCCTGGCCAGGGCCCCTGGAGGAGGGCTTGGCATCTCCCAAACATGGATGAAGTTTTTTCCTCCTGAGCCAGGCACCCTTGGCAAGATCAGTGTTGGGAAGGGTCGGGGAGGAAGAGGACTTCTGGCTTTCTGCCTGACCTGGGGTTCAGAAAGGGAGTCTGAGTTAGTAAAGGGATGGCTGGTGTGGGTGACAGGCTGTGGCCAGAGTCTGTAATTATAGAGGTTGGTCAGACAGGCAATCAGTATCTTTTTGGGCTGACAGGCTGGCAGGCTGTGCCTCAGAGGCCCAGGACAAGGGAACAGATGAGGGGGAAGGCTTTTCacccagacagagaaagaggaggtgACAAGAGGACCCAGGGCCTGGCTGGCAATAGGGATGAGGCTCTGACCCTGTCTCCTAGGCCAGACCTTTTACCTTTTTAGGTGAAAGGGACATGATAagctggaaggaaaaacaaaggccTGTGTGATGCTCCCTGAGCCTGTATCTACTGCCATCCTGGCAGGGCTGGGcttgtggggagggagagagagggtgacTCCCCAGCACAGTGGGCAAGGCCCCTCTGCTGACCCAGGAAGTGAGAGGAAGTGGTTTGGGGACCTGTTCAGGAAATGAAGCCCAGGCCTGTAGTGTGAGCTCCCCTGGAGGAGGTGAGAATGGAAGCCCCAGCAGTGTGGGATGGCAAGATTATAAGCATTTTGAGAAGGGTGGAGCTTGCCCACTGTTTCCTGAGGCTCTGCCAGGTGTTTCCTGGCTCAGGTTCCCTCCACCCTACCCTTTGGAAACCCTGTCTTCCAGTAAACACAGGCACCTCTCATGGCCACCAGGAGGGCACAGGGGAGCATCCATTGCTGCGGGG contains:
- the AQP10 gene encoding aquaporin-10, whose product is MAYSHPLAKVKSRLQIRSHLARQCLAEFLGVFVLMILTQGAVAQAVTSGEGKGNFFTMFLAGSLAVTIAIYVSGNVSGAHLNPAFSLAMCLLGRLPWAKLPIYCLVQLLSAFCASGATYALYYDALQNYTGGKLTVMGPKETASIFATYPAPYLSLNNGFLDQVLGTGILIVGILAILDTRNKGVPAGLEPVAVGLLILAIGLSMGANCGFPLNPARDLGPRLFTYVAGWGPEVFSAGNGWWWVPVVAPLVGATLGTATYQLLVALHHSEESEPAQDPEFAQHKASDLEIPASAQCKL